Below is a window of Gossypium hirsutum isolate 1008001.06 chromosome A12, Gossypium_hirsutum_v2.1, whole genome shotgun sequence DNA.
TCAACCCTCACTTACGTaaatttctcgaacaattgtcctgcTTTAGTTTCCTGTATcctctagaaatttccagagtaatgtgcaaaacttcatttgtgaaaattatttagtcCATCTATCactatttcaatgcaacatactttaagaataatggaagatgaattaaTCTTGAGAATATTtagatttgaatgaatttgtcaaaaaaatacaagggaaattaatctgaaagcctatctttgagaagaaatagaatctaaagatagcaaacaggacaaaagttagatgccctagatatcgccgcttgaacgtctacacaccagctccatgaagtctttcttgaattcaacatatgtttaaaagatccaaattactttgttgatgccccgatatgcaatgggcttcactcttcgttgaatcagatatagcaagattaccgtgTGCTCTTTAAAATTTAAGCTgcccttttgggttttcaactcaaaacccctttggtcacaaggcgccctttgtgggtttttaCCCTgacctctctattttttttttcgaaaactcaaggcgccctttgcgggttttcaccctgaattcttctctcctttagacaaagtactttttgactgcgtctgaattcactggattgagCAAACTCTTCCctaagatcaatgcacccccTGAAAAAGCCTTTTTCATaacatacggcccttcccaatttggcatccattttcctctaaagtccttctgaatgGGAACGATCTTTTTCAACACAagatccccctcatggaattctcttggtcgcactttcttgtcgtaagcccgcatcattcgcttctgatacatctgaccatgacgaatggcccttagcctcttttcctcaatcaagttcaactgatcatatcgcgattgtatccattcagcctcatccaactttaTTTCTGACAAGATTCGGAGAGACGGTATCtctacttcaatgggtaacattgcttccatcccataaaccaatgagaaaggagttgcccctgTAGAAGTTCTGATGGACGTTCGATAAGCTAGGAGTGCAAATGGtagtttctcatgccaatctccataggtctcagtcatcttccccactatcCTCTTGATGTTCTTGTTGGCTGCTTCTACTGCCCTATTCATTTTTAGGCGATACGGagaagagttatgatgcttaattttgaaCTAACTACAAACTTCTACTATCGttctgttgttcaagttcaatgcattgtctaatATGATTCTCTCAGGGatcccatatcgacaaatgatctctttcttcaagaatcgactcacagctgacttagtaacatttgcATAAGAAACGGCCTCTACCCATTTTATGAAGTAGTCAATGACCACGAAGATAAACCAatgtccattcgaagctttcggtgatattggcctaataacatccatgccccacatggaaaaggggtatggagaagtcataacatgtagaggtgaaggtggtacatgtatcttgtctccataaatctgacatttatggcatttcttggcgtagttgatagaatccccttccatggtagaccaataatatccaaacctcatgatttatctagccatcgtgaaaccattagTGTGTATCCCACAAGCCCCCTcgtgaacttcttctaaaattagttTAGCCTCAACGGCGtcaacacatctcaaaagtacttggtcctttctccttttgtacaagatgtccccatcCAAAACGTAATCAcaggctaatctccttaaagttcacgtatcattttcagttgcctgttctgggtatttacgatctcttacatatcgcaatatatcctgataccaagggttatcatccttttcttcttcctcaatgttacaacaacAAGCTGGTGCCTCAaaaatactcatctgaatgggtcTCATCTCCTCCTCTTTATTAGCTCTAATCATTCAAGCCAAGGTCGCTAGAGCgtctgccatctgattttcgtctcgcggaatataattgaaagtgatgtcatcgaactcctcaaGTAAACCCCAAAACtatctttcgataattgatcaatttaggatcccttgtctcccattcacctctaagctggtaaattaccaatgcagagtctccatatacttccaagGTTCTTATTCCTCGCACTATTGCCGCtcggagtcccatgatgcatgcttcaaactcggccatattgtttgtgcaatcaaaatctaactTGCATGAGAATGAATAATAATTACCATTCGGGGATTCCAGGACTGTCCCAATTCCATTTCCCACTGCATTGGATGCCCCATCAAAGCTCAACTTCCAAGGACAATCCTCTATAGTTGCtacacacatcaactcctcatttgggaaatcaaaattcaatggctcatagtcttctagagctctactagcaAGGAATTCTGCTATCGCGCTTCattttatagccttttgacttacatagactatatcaaattctgtaAGCAGTATTTGCCCTCTTGCCATTCTTCTATTCAacgctgttgactccatcatatgtTTCAaaggatcaagttttgaaataagccaagtagtatgatatagcatgtactgtcttaacctccgagttgtccaaatcagaGCGTAACATAATTTTTTGATAGGCGAGTATCTCATTTCACATTcggtgaatttcttgctgaggtaatatatcgccttctcctttcttcctgactcatcatgttggccaagcacactTCCCATGGAATTGCTGAATACTAATAAGTACTGATGcagtcgttgagagcaccaaaaatatcctattccctgtaaaataacgAAAAAGAAACAGTAAAGGAGAAGTacggtcaaatcctcagggaccggattatacgaatgcttgtctctcgaaatcctgggcaggatcgtgcccaagaaaacctgcgttcctggaaaaaaaataaaaaacagaatttaagaattgattttgaaagcgaaaataaaataaaaacagaatttaaagtttactgaaattatgattacgaaaataataaaaataataaagagagttttaagagaaaagaaattcttatgggaaagttccagcctccggttgtctcattccgccttgggctcaatccttggctttggatgatccttctcgactcaaataagccagttatagtggaagaggacgcctacgaccaccagctccaaagattagatttacgatttttagggagcctgactctagccagtaatctatgctagatcaacgcttctcaatggcgaatcccaccccattttgtctctttggctcgccaacctctgacgcagtaagttaacgaaccgactatgcagtccttccaaaacatacaaagcggccgcctttgcatatgctgaaaagcttacttcttaagggccatggacggaagcgtcagcccgtagtgcggagaaaggatgaatacttggcgagaaggctaagtacggattctaggcctcaagaaccctttttggggaaatattgacaacttttggctagaagggttttttagtggctcatgataatggagggaaagcaaataaataaaaatatggaaaaagaaattttattgaagaGAAATATGAAAGATCAAAAGACTTttgggggagagtgtttacagaaaaagatgcccccaaatagagtcacttcaccccctatttatagtgctagggagatagtctaattgaacttaaattctaaaaagataaatacatttaattaaagataaacaagaataattaaaataaaatcctaaatttgaataatcctgataattatcttaatattaattatcctaatagaataaaataaaatagagtcttccaaaataaaatctcttctatttgcttttaagtccttgtgccttccatgttcgcacttttggcaccatatttgtcccacaatgcatattggcccatttaatctccaaattgacgctttttcccttgaatttacttttcgcctccaatttagtccctaaaagataaaaagacataaatagctcaaattagtaggctcaagctcaaaataaacacatgattaatatataaaaacacgtcattttagagtattatcaaattccccctacttagcccatgcttgcactcaagtatggttcctatccactgtgaaagttagattctgccataaaagaaataccactccaaagtttcataaaaattagttaaaaatgcatataaaaaataaagaaacctctaagcttgctttaagtaaaacagaaaaagtattccaattaatTCACACAAAAATTAAGATCGACTTTAGTTTTGCTatttaggtaaattaccaaacctacTAAGACACCTTAATTATTTCCTTCTTTAGTCCCCGAAGTGCAACTTTATTagtacttatttttttcttttttcttttttttttaaattttattattatttatttacttaggaatatattaaaccttttgacgcgaggaaagatgacaacccaagcaccccaccccggttactcagcccaacacactcctaaaattatttatttccggttagcggagttttaccaaacacgtcacacaaccttttgacgcgaagtagaatgacaacccaagcaccctaccccggttactcagtcagtcacgatTTGAGCCATACTCATAACCTCGACTAGCGGAGTTTTACTTGTctcgtcacacaaccttttgacgcgaagtagaatgacaacccaagcaccctaccccggttactcagtcagtcacgatCTATGCTGTACTCATAACTATggaaaacttttattaaaaattaaacgatatttaaaattcttgagaactcaggaaagaaaaaatttaagtgtcaaaaataagtttcaataATCACCTAATAGCCATGAACATTAATTAAGCATGTAATCATTTTAAGTGTTCACTTTAtattaaacttgatcaattttacgAAAAGCAAGGTAGAATTAACCCTATTAATCACAATTATTTtagcctaataaaaataaaatagtggaGATGGCATCAATTATGGGAAAAATCATAACTTCCTTAGAAGGTAAGAATCATGCATGAAAGTCAAACAGTAGGCAATTCCTAGtaaaatcttgggcatgaaaagcgGGAggatattcttaaaataaatggGCAGAAACGAGCACAAAACAACAGCAACAACAATATGACAGTAAAAATAACAGATAATAATAGTAACAACGAAGAATGTCTCCCCCcacttaaaacacatagtcctcgatgtgaaagtaaaaggaaaaataaatagatggagaaaaaagaaaaaaaagtttaaaaaaacttCCCATGTAGTTACCGTCGGTAGGTGCACACGGTGGAGAAGAAGATAGCGAAGCTGCAAGAGGTGGAGACGGGGTGGGTGACGTGTGCAATGTTGGTTCGGCTTCAGGTTCTCACCATGGTGGCTAAGAAATTGGCGGTGGGTGGTGAAGGAGAAAGGAGTCGGCAGTTATGGAGAAATTTGGGGGAAAAAATATAAGGTTTGGGGGTTTTATTTGCTGAAAAGGGGTGTTTGGCTGCAGGTTTTGGGGATTTTAAGGCTGGAATAGGACTGTTTGGCTGCAGAGATATGGCATTTTGGGCTGCAATAGAACTGTTTGGCAGCATGGATAGGGTGGTTTTGGTGCACACTTTCTGTCTTTTTTTTCTTCGTATTTTTGCTCCATTTCACCTAGATggaagaagaaaaatttattaatatttaaataaaataaaataaataaaaataaaaaataaataaaaataaaaagaaagattgGGTTGCCTCcaaacaagcgcttgtttaacgtcgctAGCTTGACGCCTCAACTAGTATTGGGGCTGTTCCAGCTGAATTTTTTCGTTCTTATGAGCTTGGAAATTCTCATTTTTTAACACGTCCACCATATTTGGGTTTAATCGTCCTTGCGCCTCTTTCTTTGGTTCCGTATTTTCCTCCAATGGGCTGATCCCTTTTAAGTCGGCAATGGTCTCATCATTCTCCAAAAATGTGCATTTGAGATGTTCAGGAAgtggatttaatttcagatttgGTGCCTGCACAACAGGAGGTAGAAGTTTAGTATTCATGGGAgccaataatttattaacagattcaaaatcatcaaacatcattttaggtttatctccataagatgactcaaaagttttttctactgatgagtcaattatgtcgataCGGTTTACGTCAAAGACTTCACTTGGGTGACTAATAGTGCCATAAATGTTAAACTTCACAATCTCCCCGTCAAACTCCATCATGAGGGTTCCGCTTCGTACATCAATCTTAGTATTCGCAATACTAAGGAAAGGTCGCCCCAACAAGATGTCTGAAGACCCAAGAGCGTTATCCTcctccatttttatcacataaaaatctacAGGGAAGACAAGCCTATTGACTTTGACTAATACGTCCTCGAGGACCCTTTCGGGATGCACAATGGACCTGTCTGCCAACTGAATGGTAACACCTGTCTTTGTCAAAAAacccgcgttaagtgattcataaatagaataagaCATTACATTTATGGAGGctcctaaatcacacatagccttcttaattcccaAATGGCCAATTTTGCATGGAATAGTGAACATACCCCTATCTTTGCATGTAACCGGCATTTTTTGCTGTAGAACTGCAGAAACATTCTCACCAACgcttaccttttcattacctgttagtTTTCGTTTGTTGGTGCAAAGTTCTTTGAGGAACTTGGCATACCGCAGAATCTGTCTAATGGCATCTAACAGTGGTAAGTTGATCTcaacattcctgaatgtttcgaggatttTCTTGTCTTCCTTACTTTTTCGACACTGATTTAATCGTCCTGGAAATGGAGGTTCGATTTTTGGCAGTGGGGGTTTCGCTCGGATCTGTTCATCGTTTCCTGGAGTTTCCTGGGCGATTTCTTGACCAAGATTCTTGCCAGGAACTGGTTCCAGGATCTTTCCGCTTTGTAACGTTACTGCATTCGCATTCTGCCTcgggtttggttctgtttgtgatGGCAGTTTCCCTTGagagtttaatttctcaattgatgTGGTCAACTCCCTTATGGATGCTTCAGTTTTCTGCTGAAAACCCTTCATTTCTCTTTGGAAATTGAGAGTTTGCTGTTGAAAATCAAGGACATTAgttgctaatttattgaccaaagtttctaAAGAATTACCTGAATCTTGAGACTGTTGTGGGGCtcgattttggtatggctggttatatcGTGGATTAGCCCCATAACTAAAATTAGGGTGGTCCctccatcctgggttgtaggtattggCGTAAGGGTCGTATCGTCTTTATGGTGGCCCAGGAAAATTTCCCACAACATCTAAATGGGCCATAGAATCGTCATACAGACTAGGGCACACATCAGTCGTATgttcaggtgtagcacatattccacATACTCGGGCTGGTTTCGATTTTTCTGTAACAAGGGAATTCataatattagtaagtctatcaagtcTATCTTCAATGGTAGAATTACTTaactggtgaacccttctagggggttcaggatTGGCTCGAAATTGCTGGGAATTCGCAGCCATTGTGGAGATTAAGTCTCTTGCTTGTTGTGGAGTCATGTTGACTAACGCTCCTCTACTCGCggcatctaccatattcatctccatgggtttcaagccttcataaaagtactggagcaaagactgttccgttataccgtgttgtgggcaacttgcacacaacttcttaaatcgctcccaatagtcgtaTAGAGTCTCTACGTCTTTTTGCCTTATGCCCacgatttctcttcttaactcaGCCGCTCGTGATGCAGGGAAAAACCTGTTAAGAAATAAACGAGATAGATCAACCCAAGTTGTAATGGatccaggaggtaaataaaataaccattccctagctgaatctgctagggaaaaagggaaagcgcgcaatttgatttgatcctcagttaccccctgaggtttcatactcaaacaaaccatatggaattcttttaaatgcttgtgggggttttcattttgtaacccacggaaagttggcagtagctgaatcaagcctgactttaattcaaaatcagtatccatagtaggatacgcgatgcatAGTGGCGGTTGTTATGTTGACGCTTCGGCCAGTTGCCAAATTGTCTGAGCCATAAGTTGAGGTGTTAAATTAGGGTTTTCGTCAACCCTAGTGTTCAGCACTTCTTCAGGGGAATTGAATTCTTCTTCTCTACTTTCTAacgtttgagtagggttttcgttaaccctagactctactTCGTCGTCGATTCTAATTTCTAGCGGTGGATTGCTTTGAGTTCCAACCACCACTGACTGCTTTTTCCTTAGTTTTGTTTCCTTTCGATTAGCTTTCGCAGTCTTTTCGATTTTTGAGTCAAACGCAAGAGTacctggagcagatctggtcatagaaaataaagaaaaacaagattagtatgtTGCCGATCCCCGGCAATGGTaccaaaatttgatgcggtcgttgagagcacaaAAAAATCCTATTCATTGTAAAATAAcgaaaaagaaatagtaaaggggaagtagggtcgaatccttagggaccggattatacgaatgcttgtcactcgaaatcctgggcaggatcgtgcccaagaaaacctgcgttcctggaaaaaaataaaaaacagaatttaagaattgattttggaagcgaaaataaaataaaaatagaatttaaagtttactgaaattatgattacgaaaataataaaaataataaagagagttttaagagaaaagaaattcttatgggaaagtTCCAGCCTCCGATTGTCTCATAACGCCTTgggctcaatccttggcttttggatgatccttctcgactcaagtaagccagttatagtggaagaggacgcctacgaccaccagctccaaagattagatttacgatttttagggaacctgactctagccagtaatctatgctagatcaacgcttctcaatggcgaatctcacgccattttgtctctttggctcgccaacctctgacgcagtaagttaacgaatcGACTATGTagtccttccaaaacatacaaagcggccgcctttgcatatgctaaaaagcttacttcttaagggccatggacagaagcgtcagcccgtagtgcggagaaaggatgaatacttggcgagaaggctaagtacggattctaagccttaagaaccctttttggggaaatattaacaacttttggctagaaggattttttagtggctcatgataatggaggaaaagcaaataaataaaaatatgaaaaaaaatttttattgaaaagaaatatgaaagaacaaaagacttttggaggagagtgtttacagaaaaagatgcccccaaatagagtcacttcaccccctatttatagtgctagggagatagtctaattgaacttaaattctaaaaagataaatacatttaattaaagataaacaaagataattaaaataaaatcctaaatttgaataatcctaataattatcttaatattaattatcctaatagaataaaataaaatagagtcttccaaaataaaatctcttctattttcttttaagtCTTGTGCCTTCCATGTTTGCACTTTTGGGACCATATTTGTCCCACGTTGCATATTGGCCCATTTAATCTCCAAATTGAcgctttttcccttgaatttacttttcgcctccaatttagtccctaaaagataaaaagacataaatagctcaaattagttggctcaagctcaaaataaacacatgattaatatataaaaacacgccattttagagtattatcaagtACAGTATTAGTGGTCTATCTAGACTGGGCGGAGATAACACCGTAGCATTCAACAAGTACTgtttgaccttttcaaaagcattctggcattcctcatcccaagtaccttgattgtgctcTCTAAGGAGGCGAAAGATGGGATTACacttctcagttagttgtgaaataaaccgagcaatgtaattcagtcttcctagaaatcctcgaacttccttctgagcttgtggtggaggtaattctcgtatggctctgaccttgACTGAGTCAACTTCAATTTCCTTTTGactgactatgaagcctaataactttcccgatctagctccaaaggtacactttgctggattgagcttcaactgaaacTTTCTAAATCTCAAGAACAATCTTCTCAATACCTCAATGTGCTCTTTTTCTGTAcgcgacttggcaatcatatcatcaatatacacctcaatatccttatgcatcatgtcgtggaacAAGTTCACCATAGCCCATTGGTATGTTGCCCCCGCATTcttcaacccaaacggcatcactttgtagcaaaaggtaccccacaaggttatgaaggtagttttatccatgtcctctggatgcatctttatctgattgtacccctagaaaccatccatgaaagagaacaacgAACATCCTTCCGTGTTGTCTACTAAAGTGTCAATGTGTGGCAAAGGAAAATTgtcctttgggctagctttgttcagatctctgtaatcaacgcACATttgtaccttcccatccttctttggaacaggcacaatgttagctacccattccgagtactTTACTTCTTGTAGGAATCCCGCATCGAACTACTTCTTaacttcatcttttattttcagaacaatatctggcctcattctccgcaacttttgttggactggcttacaatcctgtcttattggaagacgatgcaccacaatagCGGTATTTAACCCTAGCATATCctgataggaccatgcgaagatatccttgaattcACGTAGCAACTCAATCAGTCCTTGCCTTGTGTCCTTGGCAATAAGTGTctcaattttcacctctttcccttcctttagggctacattctctattgcctctttctcatatggcatgatttgtttctcctcctgtttCACCATCCTCAAAAGAActagagacacatcacaatcttgGACATCATCAAAATCCTgggattcctctaaacacatgtcttgcttgcgagagaaatcaggatttgtaatatcaatgctcatgtcattgatatctaaaGATCTGAgaagtataaagaatatacaaagaatgaatgaatttaaaaatgattatttatgtactatgaatgaaagaatgagaattgtcaaaattttaacgaaatattggttgataaaaatgaaacaatactcgttgaattgataaaagttatgttttattaaaaagataatagatgatcataagcctatttcacaaatgtaattctattactcctaggctctagagtaacaagaatgtttcgagaattactctgaaaaattcctaaagactacaggaagttcctccgcagtccaattgtttagagaGCTTCCCGAttcataagggcgaatgccctcaaggtttctttgcTCTAATCCTTTGTCGTGTGCAGCATTAATCTGATGACTCTCCTCTACAAGTAATCCTCTTGATATGAAGGTTTTGGATATAAGAGGGAATGTCATCGATTCCCACCCCACTTCTCTTCCATCTAAACGTACCCCTCTCCTTTCTTGGTGCTTCTCGATGTCTTTCCTCCTTTGCTTATAGTCTGGCTTGAAGCCCGAACCAAAGCGGTCTTTCTTCTCAATCAACTTTGGGATCTGAGTCCCTCCTTGTAGATACTTTCCTAAACCTCTTCCTGGTAAGGCCCCCTTTCCTGCCATCATTTGTAGAGCCATCCTCGTATCTCTTGCTATCCTTGGCACCAGTAGCTCACTCCCTTCCGAAATGAAAGTCGTATTTACGAATTctaaagagcgaaaggaacactCAATAGATTCTTCGTTTGTATCGACATAAGGGGCCTTACTAGTGACTGTGgctataatgtcctcctccgcattgatggttattaacaGTCCATCGATCACTAATTTCAATTTCTGGTGCAACGACGAGGGTACCGctcctgctgagtgtatccatggcctgcgtaataagcaattgtaagaaggcttgatatccattactaAAAAATCTACTTCATACATGTTCGGCCCAATTTCCAAGGGAATGTCAATTCTTCCCATCACCTTCCTTTCTGTACCgtcgaaggctcttaccacattctGACATGTCTTCATGTGAGAATCGTCGATGGGTAATCTGTTTAATGTAGACAACGGTAGAACATTCAAATCCGATCCATTATCAACGAGCACGCTTAGGGGTGTGTACCCCTTGCATCGAGTGGTAATGTGCAAAGCCTTAGTTGACCCTCTGCCCCCcggtgggatttcatcatcattaaagtagATGAAATTATCTGCGCTAATACTGTTCACCAATCGGTCCAGCTTAGTAacggatatg
It encodes the following:
- the LOC107921449 gene encoding uncharacterized protein codes for the protein MKGFQQKTEASIRELTTSIEKLNSQGKLPSQTEPNPRQNANAVTLQSGKILEPVPGKNLGQEIAQETPGNDEQIRAKPPLPKIEPPFPGRLNQCRKSKEDKKILETFRNVEINLPLLDAIRQILRYAKFLKELCTNKRKLTGNEKVSVGENVSAVLQQKMPVTCKDRGMFTIPCKIGHLGIKKAMCDLGASINVMSYSIYESLNAGFLTKTGVTIQLADRSIVHPERVLEDVLVKVNRLVFPVDFYVIKMEEDNALGSSDILLGRPFLSIANTKIDVRSGTLMMEFDGEIVKFNIYGTISHPSEVFDAPNLKLNPLPEHLKCTFLENDETIADLKGISPLEENTEPKKEAQGRLNPNMVDVLKNENFQAHKNEKIQLEQPQY